One window of Plasmodium berghei ANKA genome assembly, chromosome: 5 genomic DNA carries:
- a CDS encoding tRNA methyltransferase, putative — protein MFFSLTLLYAIWWISFVINKKITFYQNAKKINCQYYIKNYIWKNGFDDKNKIRKKILKHNREKEFENKIYDTHPNSHNNSNVCRNEYYKGYIEKIYNDLNNLDTKNDIINYIINVGNKNCKDYYIPIDKTKFTSKNIFNYTKKQKFYINELGDNSKYVYINKCNSNVYLGVNIERCCFKNEEIESICQGIPNKICKLKCSEILLSNSEEINEKTKILELLKMNDISGIKKIMKKESLVKDEKIKYYITIDGCSDNIVLNSFIYILLKGINKLDLHFFLNIDFKKIANDFKNMFEIHFNTEHIVNHIYKRICKFFLKINKTENLKKEENTNINQTTRYSHTMNKLKKKNIPSNFDINKYKKKLYFNKDMKIYCYPKVAHMLSGGIDSLMALILLEKKKFYIDNFYFNFTYYNCSKNDLKYVKNICKNRNNLHIININKEYYENVFLPMLRSYSKGQVPNPDIVCNKKIKYNFFLKTIKSMSKLKGKKYNYSYISTGHYAMISTNNPQNCNNIFNNNFPYIKGKMENKDKKKKERCKLIVSSDLKKDQTFFLSSFSEKQLSKFLFPLSLYNKNYIRMFMKKNNITNYNPNETKGLCLYGNVDMHSLLKLYFKTKEYDGAEIDGIEKNEAPQNDGKKSDEKNVYNNLGNLSNSKRVDHGNGAKKGSGKLNMEVLSVDLYRFKKNDIKNFNLNYVNYIIDIDDEIVMEKNSDIHLYTIGQNKHITTYIHDLYIKRFQNKKNEKNIFSSCQWTVVYKKILPKEAHKNGEKKIIENFIYVTKNYSDNKFAILKKKCKLKNIKWIEKCDNDDIPIYLKKKKNKDGKIKNSVIIFVKIRNNEKIKKANLIFNKNNNEGYLELENTDIGLSPGQIITFYLPFIVKKKSQTQYIYNIDKYLQFPIYYHCIGNAKITNQYLNIGIYKRIMEIHKKNNLTSF, from the coding sequence ATGTTTTTCTCCTTAACACTATTATACGCCATTTGGTGGATATCATttgttataaataaaaaaataacattttaccaaaatgcaaaaaaaataaattgtcagtattatataaaaaattatatatggaaaaatgggtttgatgataaaaataaaattagaaaaaaaatattaaaacataataGGGAAAAAGAATTTGagaataaaatttatgatACACATCCTAATTCccataataatagtaatgtATGTAgaaatgaatattataaaggttatatagaaaagatatataacgatttaaataatttggatacaaaaaatgatataattaattatattattaatgtaggaaataaaaattgtaaagattattatatacccatagataaaacaaaatttactagtaaaaatatattcaattatacaaaaaaacaaaaattttatattaatgaacTTGGAGACAATTCtaaatatgtgtatataaataaatgtaattCGAATGTTTATTTGGGTGTAAATATAGAGCGGTgttgttttaaaaatgaagaaatagaATCAATATGTCAAGGCATACCAAACAAAATATGCAAACTGAAATGTTCGGAAATATTATTGTCTAATAgtgaagaaataaatgaaaaaacaaaaattttagaattattaaaaatgaacgATATTAgtggaataaaaaaaattatgaaaaaagaaagtttggtaaaagatgaaaaaataaaatattatattacaaTTGATGGGTGTAGTGATAATATAGTATTGaatagttttatttatatattattaaaaggaataaataaattagatttgcatttttttttgaatatagattttaaaaaaatagctaatgattttaaaaatatgtttgaAATACATTTCAATACAGAGCATATTGTAAATCATATTTACAAACGgatttgtaaattttttttaaaaataaataagacagaaaatttgaaaaaagaagaaaatacaaatattaacCAAACTACTAGATATAGTCATACTatgaacaaattaaaaaaaaaaaatataccatcaaattttgatataaataaatataaaaaaaaattatattttaataaagatatgaaaatatattgttatcCAAAAGTAGCACATATGCTTAGTGGGGGAATAGATTCATTAATGGCTCTAATTTtgttagaaaaaaaaaagttttatattgataatttttattttaatttcacatattataattgtagtaaaaatgatttaaaatatgtaaaaaatatatgcaaaaatcgaaataatttgcatattattaatataaataaggaatattatgaaaatgtttttttgcCAATGCTTCGAAGTTATTCAAAAGGGCAAGTTCCAAACCCAGATATTgtttgtaataaaaaaataaaatataatttttttttaaaaacaattaaatcAATGTCTAAattaaaaggaaaaaaatataattattcgTACATTTCAACTGGGCATTACGCAATGATATCTACAAATAATCCACAAAATTGcaataacatttttaataataattttccgtatattaaaggaaaaatggaaaataaagataaaaaaaaaaaagagagaTGTAAATTAATTGTTAGTAGTGATTTGAAAAAAGAtcaaacattttttttatcgtCTTTTTCAGAAAAAcaattatcaaaatttttatttccgctaagtttatataataaaaattatattagaatgttcatgaaaaaaaataatattaccAATTACAATCCTAATGAAACTAAAGGATTATGTTTGTATGGAAATGTAGATATGCATTCTTTGttgaaattatattttaaaactaAAGAGTATGATGGTGCTGAAATAGATGGGATCGAGAAAAATGAAGCGCCCCAAAATgatggaaaaaaaagtgatgaaaaaaatgtatataataatttgggGAACTTATCAAACAGCAAACGGGTGGATCATGGAAATGGAGCAAAGAAGGGAAGTGGGAAATTGAATATGGAAGTTTTGAGTGTGGATTTATAtagatttaaaaaaaatgatataaaaaattttaatttaaattatgtaaattatattatagaTATAGACGATGAAATAGTTATGGAAAAAAACTCAGATATTCATTTGTACACTATAGGGCAAAACAAACATATAAcaacatatatacatgatctatatataaagaggtttcaaaataaaaaaaatgaaaaaaacatattttcttcatgtCAATGGACAGtagtttataaaaaaatattgccAAAAGAGGCACATAAAAatggagaaaaaaaaattatagagaattttatttatgttacaaaaaattattctgACAATAAATTtgctattttaaaaaaaaaatgtaaattaaaaaacataaaatggattgaaaaatgtgataatgatgatattccaatttatttaaaaaaaaaaaaaaataaagatggaaagataaaaaatagtgtaataatatttgtgaaaatacgaaacaatgaaaaaataaaaaaagcaaacttgatatttaataaaaataataatgaaggGTATTTAGAATTAGAAAATACAGACATAGGCTTATCTCCAGGCCaaattattactttttatttgccatttattgtaaaaaaaaaaagtcaaactcaatatatttataacattGATAAGTATTTACAATTTcctatatattatcattgtATTGGAAATgcaaaaataacaaatcaATATCTTAACATTGGGATATATAAAAGGATAATGgaaattcataaaaaaaataatctcACATCCTTTTAA
- a CDS encoding autophagy-related protein 8, whose amino-acid sequence MPSLKEEIPFESRVAETHKIRAKYPNRIPVVCEKAHRSNLPEIEKKKFLVPMNMLVGEFKFVLHQHINQSAYGNNMKLFREKTIYLFVNNIIPKTGLLMQELYEMYKDEDGYLYLEYSCESCFG is encoded by the coding sequence atgcCATCATTAAAAGAAGAAATCCCCTTTGAAAGTAGAGTTGCAGAAACTCATAAAATTCGAGCAAAATATCCAAATAGAATTCCAGTGGTGTGTGAAAAAGCGCATAGATCAAATTTACCcgaaattgaaaaaaaaaaatttcttGTCCCTATGAATATGTTAGTGGGtgaatttaaatttgttttgcATCAACATATAAATCAAAGTGCATATGGAAACAATATGAAATTATTTAGAgaaaaaactatatatttatttgtcaataatattattccAAAAACAGGATTATTAATGCAAGAATTATATGAAATGTATAAAGATGAGGATGGATATTTGTATCTTGAGTACAGTTGTGAAAGTTGTTttggataa
- a CDS encoding RNA-binding protein 34, putative, which produces MEKNIIYENPKKDENCDKNKDSNNGEDVIKQDNLKDAIEIHGKKINDLKRIKKRKNKKNKNKKSKNNESKNNESKNNESKNHESKNVGKNKGNGKGEQINSIVNFLKKNEAERVQKEDIKEVGEKKKNSSLETNPQKKEKAKAKKNDNTDIEEQNDRTVFVGNIPLNDVSNLKLLKILGINKSLVESIRFRSLPLEEKYANKKKLGIMLKKFTDVKDNKNALIRMKRKEDISLLLDKNGTVYNGHVLRINKCGDQNYFSRKKSVCLKNLDRSLSEKDLYELFKDIDEIKGVRILRDVENSQSRGVAFILFKNRASVKTAIKMFNGKEIKDRVITVEKLLKEKENDKNYKSKNDFKKSEAKNFKNFKQKNQNRFKQPPK; this is translated from the exons atggagaaaaatataatttatgagAATCCgaaaaaagatgaaaactgtgataaaaataaagacaGTAATAATGGCGAGGATGTTATAAAACAGGACAATTTAAAGGATGCCATTGAAATtcatggaaaaaaaataaacgaTTTAAAACGTAtcaaaaaaaggaaaaataagaaaaataaaaataagaaaagtaaaaataatgaaagtaaaaataatgaaagtaaaaataatgaaagtAAAAATCATGAAAGCAAAAATGTAGGAAAAAACAAGGGAAATGGAAAAGGCGAACAAATTAATTCCAtagttaattttttgaaaaaaaacgaagCAGAGCGTGTTCAAAAAGAgg ACATTAAAGAAGTgggggaaaaaaaaaaaaattcatctTTGGAAACTAAtccacaaaaaaaagaaaaagcgAAAGCAAAAAAGAATGATAATACAGACATTGAAg agCAAAATGATCGAACAGTATTCGTGGGCAACATACCTTTAAATGATGTAAGCAATTTGAAGTTGCTAAAAATATTAGGAATTAACAAATCATTAGTTGAATcg aTAAGATTTAGATCATTGCCTTTGgaagaaaaatatgcaaataaaaagaaactTGGaataatgttaaaaaaatttacg GATGTAAAGGACAACAAAAATGCATTAATACGAATGAAAAGGAAAGAGGATATTTCCTTACTTTTggataaaaat ggAACTGTATATAATGGACATGTTTTacgaataaataaatgtggTGATCAAAACTATTTTAGTAGAAAAAAATCAGTATGTCttaaaaatttagataGGAGTTTAAGCGAAAAGGATTTGtatgaattatttaaggacattgatgaaataaaag GTGTTCGTATATTAAGAGATGTAGAAAATAGTCAATCAAGG GGTGTTgctttcatattatttaagaACAGAGCTTCTGTTAAAACGgctataaaaatgtttaatggaaaagaaataaaa gATAGAGTTATTACTGTTGAAAAACTATTAaaggaaaaagaaaatgataaaaatt ACAAATCAAAGaatgattttaaaaaaagcgaggcaaaaaattttaaaaattttaaacaaaaaaatcaaaaccGTTTTAAACAGCCCCCAAAATAA
- a CDS encoding flagellar outer arm dynein-associated protein, putative, protein MSESEEILNRIKSYRGVLGVLVVNNEGLIIKSTFDQQQSDLHASLLTQLSTKAKDIIRELDPQNDISFLRLRSKKHEIMIAPDKDYTLIVVQNPYADRDKN, encoded by the exons atg aGTGAATCtgaagaaatattaaatagaATTAAAAGCTATAGAGGGGTTTTAGGAGTTCTAGTAGTTAATAATGAAggattaataataaaaagcaCTTTTGATCAGCAACAATCTGATTTACATGCATCTTTACTTACTCAGTTATCAACAAAAGCAAAAGATATTATAAGGGAACTCGACCCTCAG AACGATATAAGCTTTTTGAGGCTTCGATCAAAGAAGCATGAAATAATGATAGCACCAGACAAGGATTACACCTTAATTGTTGTTCAGAATCCATATGCTGATAGggataaaaattaa
- a CDS encoding cytoplasmic dynein intermediate chain, putative: MDSDVEYDILKPIDEEERIRLQNKLNEQRIELEKKKIYLEELKKFNENGILNDNKMTNVEEIPDPDEMVKKFIDELEKEQDDDEINLKDQIKDNSNIKYIETHRINRNAKSDMFHVKPRSIEEYVDKSFLFKKKASVKNFNFKINKMNEEKCIHIEKKMIKNFDKSVQVDIIFEKDENNLDTKNNMKRNIKSLYEKTRGCQIKLTEKEKISDNKIENEKNKEEKKSKKIEQNIQNNIIKSKSFNQFIEKCSKIIERYIGEQEMFNATLNFDTNKFKNQSKDSENWEKLKLINNYYCKTYTNNRPITDIKTCNIYSELFLASYGASETSTYNDPDGYVLVWNSLMTNRPEYTLISQSPVCTCLFNKFNPYIVIGGTYTGNILLWDIRINQKKSIHKTILSSQGHLHPIYCAEIIGTQNSHNLISVDTDGRLCNWSLNMLTYPSDIVDLKKINKEISCSCFSFQEGEINTLYGGTEDGSIFQAQIHGNKTGITESYNIHNGPLTSIQFHPFIEGMEDNNDLILTSSVDWSCKLLSIKNPENILFTFDGFDDYIMDVKWNPAHPGIFATCTSNSKIQLWNISNDIENYYFETILNVNAVNKIAWSHDGKKLIAADSNGYLTLWNASNDIYQPRSDEIAKFDKQIEKLKSNYTEFDIPELEPI, encoded by the coding sequence ATGGATAGTGATGTGGAGTATGATATACTGAAACCAATTGATGAAGAAGAAAGAATAAGATTACAAAACAAGCTAAATGAGCAAAGGATagaattagaaaaaaaaaaaatatatttagaagaattaaaaaagtttaatgaaaatggaatattaaatgataataaaatgacaAATGTTGAAGAAATTCCAGACCCTGATGAAAtggtaaaaaaatttattgatGAATTAGAAAAAGAACAAGATGAcgatgaaataaatttgaaggatcaaataaaagataataGTAACATTAAATATATCGAAACTCATAGAATTAATCGAAATGCCAAATCAGATATGTTTCATGTAAAACCAAGGTCTATTGAAGAATATGTAGATAaatcttttctttttaaaaaaaaagcatctgtaaaaaattttaattttaaaattaataaaatgaacgaagaaaaatgtatacacattgaaaaaaaaatgataaaaaattttgataaatcaGTTCAAGTCGATATAATATTTGAgaaagatgaaaataatttagatacaaaaaataatatgaaaagaaatataaaaagtttatatgaaaaaacaaGAGGATGTCAAATTAAACTAacagaaaaagaaaaaataagtgataataaaattgaaaatgaaaaaaataaagaagaaaaaaaaagtaaaaaaatagaacaaaacatacaaaataatataataaaaagtaaaagTTTTAATCAATTTATTGAAAAGTgttcaaaaataatagaaagATATATAGGTGAACAAGAAATGTTTAATGCTACACTTAATTTtgatacaaataaatttaaaaatcaATCTAAAGATTCAGAAAATTgggaaaaattaaaacttataaataattattattgtaaaaCATATACTAATAATAGACCAATAAcagatataaaaacatgtaatatatacagtgaattatttttagcTTCTTATGGTGCATCTGAAACAAGTACATATAACGATCCTGATGGATATGTATTAGTCTGGAATAGTTTAATGACTAATCGACCAGAATATACACTTATATCTCAATCCCCTGTATGTACATGCTTATTTAATAAGTTTAATCCATATATAGTTATTGGTGGTACATATACAggtaatatattattatgggatataagaataaatcaaaaaaaatctatacataaaacaattttatctTCACAAGGGCATTTGCATCCTATATATTGTGCAGAAATTATAGGAACACAAAATTCTCATAATTTAATAAGTGTTGATACAGATGGAAGGTTGTGTAATTGGTCATTGAATATGCTTACATATCCATCCGATATAgttgatttaaaaaaaataaataaagaaatatcaTGTTCATGTTTTTCATTTCAAGAAGgagaaataaatacattatatGGTGGAACAGAAGATGGTTCGATATTTCAAGCACAAATACATGGAAATAAAACTGGAATTACAgaatcatataatatacataatggACCATTAACTTCAATCCAATTTCATCCATTTATTGAAGGTATGGAAGACAATAATGATCTTATATTAACTTCATCAGTTGATTGGAGTTGTAAATTGCTCAGTATAAAAAATccagaaaatattttatttacatttgaTGGATTTGATGATTACATAATGGATGTTAAATGGAATCCTGCCCATCCAGGTATATTTGCAACATGTACTAGTAATTCTAAAATACAATTATGGAATATTTCGAACgatattgaaaattattattttgaaacaATTCTTAATGTAAATGcagttaataaaattgcGTGGTCACATGATGGGAAAAAACTAATTGCTGCAGATTCAAATGGGTACTTAACATTATGGAATGCATctaatgatatatatcaaCCAAGATCTGATGAAATTGCAAAATTTGATAAACAAATTGAAAAACTCAAATCGAACTATACTGAATTTGATATTCCCGAATTGGAACCCATCTAA
- a CDS encoding rRNA (cytosine-C(5))-methyltransferase, putative: MSFIYRKAAQMLMQCSKGDGIKDVLFKKEDKSIKKIYFIVHKSLEDLDIFNKIYNTHLSKICKNKYLGIILLCVLIQRKKIDGGGELKREILKKEKDIFQLYNNLKNNDNNVKINILTKYFIIYLNDNPNIVNEIKTLLPIENDEDIENLYKICTSKVKKLIDSTYYKNNKIRILDKSSGLVVKSGNIKKGMTVVDICSSPGSKAILSLFNLKKKGYLICIEKSKTRCYTLIKEILKNNEYTGYYTNENMNETDKINIDKKDLFINSEYNIYYIKHKNNELIIKIYNCDFLKLTYKNFQEIGIVDVVFIDPSCSSSGMPDFVHKENMRNVFLQTKEIENNKKETSIDDKNKKNGDDETYSNYDIYSDISEERIPKVPNTLIDKINNLSNFQKDILNHALITIKTAKTFVYSTCSFFEEENEQVIKSVLEKNMGFYVENAGIDKFLFKNGKYEFSDKCVRTFPNRDKCRGIFICKLCRKEE; the protein is encoded by the exons ATGTCGTTTATTTATAGGAAAGCTGCACAAATGTTGATGCAATGCTCAAAAGGAGATGGAATAAAGGATGTTCTGTTTAAGAAAGAAGATAAAtccataaaaaaa atatattttattgtgCATAAATCGCTAGAAGATTTGgatatatttaacaaaatttacAATACTCATTTGTCAAAAATCTGCAAAAACAAATATCTTGGAATTATTCTATTATGTGTGTTAAtacaaagaaaaaaaatcgaCGGAGGAGGGGAATTAAAAAGAgagattttaaaaaaagaaaaagatatattCCAACTTTATAataacttaaaaaataatgataataatgttaaaataaatatattgacaaaatattttataatatacttGAATGATAATCCAAATATagtaaatgaaataaaaacattgCTACCTATAGAAAATGATGAGGATATTgaaaatttgtataaaatatgtacaaGCAaggtaaaaaaattaatagatagtacatattataaaaataataaaataagaatatTAGATAAATCATCAGGTTTAGTTGTTAAATCGgggaatataaaaaagggaaTGACAGTTGTTGATATATGTTCATCTCCTGGAAGTAAAGCAATTCTTAGTTTattcaatttaaaaaaaaaaggatatTTAATATGTATAGAAAAAAGTAAAACACGATGTTATACATTAATTAAAGAAAtcctaaaaaataatgaatatactGGTTACTATactaatgaaaatatgaacgagacagataaaataaatatcgaTAAAAAggatttatttataaatagtgaatataatatatattatattaaacataaaaacaatgaattaattataaaaatatataattgtgattttttaaaattaacttataaaaattttcaagAAATTGGCATTGTAGATGTTGTGTTCATAGATCCTTCATGTTCATCGAGTGGAATGCCCGATTTTGTTCACAAGGAAAATATGCGCAATGTATTTTTGCAAACTAAAGagattgaaaataataaaaaggagACAAGTAtagatgataaaaataaaaaaaatggagatGATGAAACATATAGTAATTATGATATCTATTCTGATATATCAGAGGAAAGAATTCCAAAAGTTCCAAACACACTtatagataaaataaataatttatcaaactttcaaaaagatatattaaatcatGCATTGATAACTATAAAGACAGCTAAAACATTTGTTTATTCTACTTGCTCTTTTTttgaagaagaaaatgaacaaGTCATAAAAAGTGTGctcgaaaaaaatatggggTTTTATGTAGAAAATGCTGGAATAGAtaaatttctttttaaaaacggtaaatatgaattttcTGATAAATGTGTCAGAACATTCCCTAATCGAGATAAATGTCGTGGCATATTCATATGTAAATTATGTAGAAAAgaggaataa
- a CDS encoding ribosomal silencing factor RsfS, putative codes for MNALYRPNVIWRKATLHFLTKRYMNSNKIFDTLKKKNEQNNDNRNGEELNENTGEKIEIINIDEKVFEQTNVLKTNIIQEQDDEHAEIKEEMMYENIKSFKNIDIKTFIQQTLDYYSSNQLKKNDNFLEQNEYNNINNKGDDIANEVNNCYTNEIENIYCSDFYKNNKQNYYKDETYNNTFREMTPAQRFYEENKEKLMKECMKYYNERNEKINQNKNDENKENSNIYYDDTYENDYYNSINDPIVRPRDNYLFDYENEEENEEENQDLELEKGIMPTIEQVVCILKHEKVKNIKVIDLNKCGRRDIGMFLILCTGNTPKHNKKVGKLISKIFIDLEIPYISNIIYCYCNKSDDWIISHCGPLKIHVVTKELREKYDIENLFLYPHEHFDNKNFPSFFDYTPGIPPPYIIRSNSTLDSYHNDNLYQKFISDV; via the coding sequence ATGAATGCATTGTACCGTCCCAATGTAATCTGGAGGAAAGCCACCCTCCATTTTCTTACGAAAAGATACATGAACAgcaataaaatttttgacacactaaaaaaaaaaaatgagcaAAACAATGATAATAGGAATGGAGAAGagttaaatgaaaatacaGGAGAAAAAATAGAGATAATAAATATCGATGAAAAGGTTTTTGAACAAAcaaatgttttaaaaacaaatataatacaagAACAAGATGATGAGCATGCTGAAATTAAAGAAGAAATGAtgtatgaaaatataaaatcatttaaaaatatagatattaaaacatttattCAGCAAACTTTAGATTATTATAGTTCAAAtcaacttaaaaaaaatgacaattttttagaacaaaatgaatataataatataaataacaaagGTGATGATATCGCTAATGAAGTAAATAATTGTTACACAAatgaaatagaaaatatatattgctctgacttttataaaaataacaaacaAAACTATTATAAGGATgaaacatataataatacatttagAGAAATGACACCCGCACAAAGGTTTTATGAAGAAAACAAAGAAAAACTAATGAAAGAATgtatgaaatattataacgaaagaaatgaaaaaataaatcaaaataaaaatgatgaaaataaagaaaattcaaatatttattatgatgatacatatgaaaatgattattataattcTATAAATGATCCTATAGTAAGGCCAAGagataattatttatttgattatgaaaatgaagaagaaaatgaagaagaaaatcAAGATTTAGAATTGGAAAAAGGAATAATGCCAACAATAGAACAAGTTGTGtgtattttaaaacatgaaaaagttaaaaatattaaagttatagatttaaataaatgtgGAAGAAGGGATATAGgtatgtttttaattttatgtaCAGGAAATACACCcaaacataataaaaaagtagGCAAATTAATTagtaaaatttttatagatTTAGAAATACcatatatttcaaatataatatattgttaCTGTAATAAATCAGATGATTGGATTATTTCACATTGTGGCcctttaaaaatacatgtAGTAACAAAAGAATTaagagaaaaatatgatattgaaaatttatttctttatccTCATGAACATTTTGACAATAAAAACTTTCCATCCTTTTTCGATTATACTCCTGGAATTCCCCCTCCATATATTATCAGAAGTAACAGTACATTAGATTCTTATCATAATGACAATCTTTATCAAAAATTCATTTCTGATGTTTGA